A genomic segment from Opitutales bacterium encodes:
- a CDS encoding Rne/Rng family ribonuclease: METKDRKLEVIEDKQNQTVEDKRRAELREKPAEKVVERVPEDELKAGAKDRSKKRPLIQKIVQAITREKRSYKELVINSEPLEKRVALLDDGVLQKFEVEREGEERMVGAIFKGKIQNLEPGLKAAFVDINQPKNAFLHYWDIVPAANNEDSGIEIIRDNKTEAQRKSGSESLSIKDVPKKFPIGTDIVVQITKAQIGTKGPRTTTNIALPGRFLVLMPFSGQCGISRKIESREERNRLKTILKELTIPEGMGVIIRTAGEGKKARYFVRDLHILLKTWESIQAKINELKKPACLYQEPDLIERTVRDFLTEDIDRVLVDNKEDYERILRVVSAISPRSKSKIHFFGEDIPIFERFNVERQIEQTFMRKVPLPSGGEIVIEETEALISVDVNTGGHRSEKKDGKDFILQANLEAASEVARQCKLRNIGGLIIIDFIDMKAKRDRNAVLGRMRDEMARDKAKNHVLPISQLGIMQMTRQRHSESNASHMYTACPYCSGKGIVKSARTMSVEIQRKITSILRHERNGTNPEDKVQLRVYLHPLNLERLRHDDERVLLEIEDTYGCRLAFRADPEFHIENFKIVDVKSGQELR, translated from the coding sequence ATGGAAACAAAAGATCGTAAACTCGAAGTCATCGAGGATAAGCAAAACCAAACGGTTGAAGATAAACGCCGCGCCGAACTGCGGGAAAAGCCGGCCGAAAAGGTCGTCGAACGTGTCCCTGAGGACGAGTTAAAAGCCGGCGCCAAAGACCGCTCAAAGAAACGACCCCTGATTCAAAAAATCGTGCAAGCCATTACCCGAGAGAAACGCTCCTACAAGGAACTGGTCATCAACTCCGAACCACTCGAAAAACGCGTCGCCCTACTCGACGATGGCGTGCTGCAAAAATTTGAGGTCGAACGCGAAGGCGAAGAACGGATGGTCGGTGCGATTTTCAAGGGTAAGATCCAAAACTTGGAACCCGGCTTAAAGGCTGCCTTTGTCGATATAAACCAACCCAAGAATGCTTTCCTTCACTACTGGGATATCGTGCCTGCCGCAAACAATGAGGATTCGGGCATCGAAATTATCCGAGACAACAAGACTGAAGCACAGCGCAAATCCGGCTCTGAAAGCTTGTCGATTAAGGACGTGCCCAAGAAATTTCCGATCGGGACAGACATTGTCGTCCAGATCACTAAAGCTCAGATCGGAACTAAGGGCCCACGTACCACAACCAATATCGCGCTTCCTGGACGCTTCCTTGTCCTGATGCCTTTTTCTGGTCAGTGTGGTATTTCACGTAAAATCGAGTCACGCGAAGAACGTAATCGCCTAAAAACCATCCTCAAGGAACTCACCATTCCCGAAGGCATGGGCGTGATTATCCGTACCGCTGGTGAAGGCAAAAAAGCCCGTTATTTCGTCCGCGACCTCCATATTCTATTGAAAACCTGGGAGTCGATTCAGGCCAAGATTAACGAATTGAAGAAGCCTGCTTGCCTCTATCAGGAGCCCGATCTGATCGAGCGCACCGTCCGCGACTTCCTCACCGAGGATATTGACCGAGTATTGGTCGACAACAAGGAAGACTACGAGCGCATCCTGCGTGTCGTCTCCGCCATCTCTCCACGCTCGAAATCAAAGATTCACTTTTTTGGGGAAGACATCCCCATCTTTGAACGCTTCAACGTGGAACGTCAGATCGAACAAACGTTCATGCGCAAAGTGCCCTTACCCTCGGGTGGTGAAATCGTCATCGAGGAGACTGAAGCGCTCATCTCTGTAGACGTAAATACCGGCGGCCACCGTTCCGAGAAAAAAGACGGCAAAGACTTTATCTTACAGGCCAATCTCGAAGCTGCTTCTGAGGTCGCACGCCAGTGCAAACTGCGCAATATTGGCGGCCTCATCATTATCGACTTTATCGACATGAAGGCCAAGCGCGACCGCAATGCCGTCCTGGGACGCATGCGCGATGAGATGGCACGCGACAAGGCAAAGAATCACGTCCTACCCATCTCCCAGCTCGGCATCATGCAAATGACTCGCCAGCGCCATTCGGAGTCAAATGCTTCGCACATGTATACCGCTTGCCCGTATTGCAGCGGCAAAGGCATCGTAAAAAGTGCACGCACCATGTCCGTGGAGATTCAGCGAAAAATCACCAGCATTCTCCGTCACGAGCGCAACGGCACGAATCCAGAAGATAAGGTTCAACTGCGCGTCTATCTTCATCCGCTCAACCTCGAACGCCTACGCCATGACGACGAGCGTGTGCTACTTGAAATAGAAGATACCTACGGTTGCCGCCTGGCCTTCCGCGCTGATCCCG